TGTACATTACCTACTCTAACAGTGCTAGCTGCAAACAGCCCAGTAGCTGCTCCGTAGATAAACCAAACCCAATTTTTTAGAGATGCATTAGGTATTTGATCAACCATTATCAATGCGATTAACATGCAGTATGCCAATGCCACTCTCTTCTCAAGTTTTGTACGGCTGTTAAATATATATTTCTGCCCATTTTTAACGGCTAGTAGAGGAATTCCAAATGACACGAGATATCCCAACAGCCCGAATTGCGTAAACCTGATTATCCAGAATCCATCAGTGATCGCGCCATCGATTCTATTTCGCCCCCAACCTCCCCAACCGAAAAGCATTTTTTCTTGTCCATGAGCAAGCAAAACTTCTTCATGTTCAAATCGGAAAGCAAGTGAGCCGACCTTTTCAGGCCCGAACATCGCAGCCAAATCCAAAAGTGAATCGTGTGGGATAATATTAAATATAGATAAGATAGGATACGAAAAAACTGCAACAGCAATTGCAAAGGCTATGGTTGACGCGACTGATATAGGAGCAACAAACAAAATTATAAAGCCAAGAAATCCCAGCAACCATGCTCCGACAGATTTGCAAATAACAAGCATCGCTAGCATATAAATCACATAGACTGTATTTGGCAGTAAAAATATTTTTTGTTTGGCCTTCCACAACCCGGTTGTTGCAATGAGCACTGCCATCGTAAAGATCGCAACCAATAGCCCGTGGCCCATAAATACTACGGGCCTGTATCCGTCGAAACGAACTTGCTGATTAAATGATCGAGGGAAAAAACCGTATATCCAGGTATGTAACTGCGGGCTAAGCATAACTTCAATAACCATAAACGGGGAATAAATAATTCCTGCTATCACTATAAGTCTGAGCACCGAAACAGCTTCATCTATATTTCTTACAAGCATCGCGCCAAGAATGAAGGGCACGAGCGTAAATACAGTCTGGAACGTCATCGAAATAAGATCTTTTGGCTGCAACCCTGGTTTTAACGTCATACCAGTAAATACAGGGTCCAGATTAGTGAGCACCGTAAATGTACATATAGTTAACCCTATAAAGACTAGAGCTCTGGCACCAAACGATCCAGGTATAAATTTAAACGGAATTTTTTTTATCGCAAAGCAACCAATCAATGCGGAATAGACGGCTACATTTTCTTTTTCGATATTAGGTATCAAAGGAAATTCATAAGAAACTTTTAAAGGCAAAAACATGTATGCGCCGAAAATCGTCCAAAAGGTCGCTGTTAGCGCTGTATACTTCCGATATAAAAATAGCGCCACAATCGGCCAACAAAGAACAGCTAATTGTGCGAATATATTGGGCATGGATAATCAGTCCCATTAACGGACATATGCGTCAATAATTGTTTCGTGTTTTTTGCAAGATTGAACTCTTCGGACACAACGATAATAGCGCGGCGTACTCGCCTGTTCCTTTCTGACTCTGGCTCGGTCAATAACGTCATCATTTCGTCAGCTAAGCTTTCCGATGTTGGTTTAGCTAATCTACCAGTTTCATTTTTCCTTACTAACTCGGGAATTCCTGAAATGGATGTTGCGATTACGGGTACACCTCGCATCATCGCTTCCATAATTACGACGGGTATTCCATCCATATCACCGTTCTTGTCTTTTTTCCCAGCGAAGGCAAAATAATCAATTGTTTCAAACCATTCAGCAACCTGATCGTGGTGTAGCCCCCCACCGAAAATTACATGCTCTTCAAGTTCAAGTTCGACCACCAACGCATGTAAATCATTTTCTAGTGGTCCCGAGCCCATGATTTCTAATCGGACCTTTAGTCCCTCATTTATTAGTTTTCGCATCGCAAAAATTAGTAGGTCAACGCCTTTCTTTTCTACAAGTCGCCCAAGGAACCCAATAGTCTGCATATACGCTGTGGGCTCTGTTTTTTTTCTAGGGATAAATTTTTCAGTATCTACTCCACATCGAACTAATTTCAGCTTTTCTCGTTTTATTCCGACATTTGATAAAATTGATATATTGTAATTTGAAATTGTAGCGATAAATTTGGCTCGCCTGCCTTTTTCTTTCAGCAAATATCCGCGTTCGAAAATGTCATTGGCGTGAGCAGTAAAACTAAACGGTATACCTGTTTGTAAAGCAGCATACATTCCCACATCAGTTGCAATGTGCGAAAAATGGCAATGTAGGTGATTGATTCCATTTTCTCTTAGGGATACCGCCATGCTTCCACCAACAAAGAATCGGTAAAGTAGTCCCGCTGCAACCCGGGGCTGCTTAAAACACCTAAAAGTGTCTAGTAAACAAGTCCCGAATGCGTCAAAGTAACGCAATGGCGACTGGAAAATACTAATAATATTTCCAAAAGCAATGGCTATCAGTGATTTTTCGTATAGATATTCACAACTATTGGCAATTTTCTGAATATTCTTATTTTCCGAGTTTTTGGCCACTGTGTGTAATGAATATGGATGAATTTCAATACCCAGTTTTTCCAATTCTAGAATTTCGTTGTATACAAAGGTGCTAGATGCACCAGGTATTTCAGGGGCTAAATAAGCAATAACTATTTCGAGATTACTAGCTTTCATTTTTGGTTTACATTTGCGTCTAATGCTTCAGATTTTGAAACCGAAAACTCATTAATTTCGACTTCAGGTTCAGCCCTCAACTTCAACAATTTTCGACCAGCTTCTAAATTTTTCGGGAACCATTTTGAACTGTTTTTCTTTTCTATATATTTAGTGGCTGCTTTTTTTCCTGCAAATAGCGACTTCCATTGAAACTGCTTAATTTCACGAACCAAATGTTCATCATCCAATGTTGGACTACTTTGGAAGGCAGCTCTTAAGTACCCGAAAAACATTGCGAAGCCACCTACTATTATTGGATATTCAACCGCACGAAATGCACAGGTTGTTAACATATATAACCAGCCGGTACCCATGAAATACTGTCCGAATCCATGCCTGGCTCGGCCTGTCAGTACGCCTTGATGACTTGACCCCATTACTCTTAAATGTATGAACTTTAGTTCCGGTTCGTCCCAACTGATTGCACGCCATCCAAGTTGCCGACATTTATGGCAGTCGATAGCGTCCCACATCACTTCCCGCACGAATCCGCCGATTTGTTCAAAGCAGCTCGTACGATAGAACTTTGTCATTCCCACTGACATTTCATCACCGCGTCGTTCACTTATTAACCGACCTTTCCTTAGGTTGTACGGCTTTCCACTACAGGTCCCGATACGAGCATCGTCTTCCATTTTTTTAATCAGTATCTCAAAGTAGCGATGCGGTAATTCAAGATCCAGATCTAATTTGCAAATATAGCTATAGTCTTTTAAGTTTATTGTCCGATAGCCTGCATAAAATGTATCAACGACGCCGGGGCCAACACTGCGAAATCCTCGATTTTTACGTGTGAGAATTTTTATGAAAGGATATCTAGAGCTGTAGCGCTTCAGAATTTCCGGCGAATCATCTGTCGATCCATCATCAACGATTAACCACAATTTAGGTAAGACTGACTGAGAAACAACACTATTCAGCGTACGCTCCATATATTCAGCTTCGTCACGGCATGGTGAAATTATTAGGTAATCTCGATTATCCACTGAAGTTTTTCCTACAATTCACTTGCACTCTGAATCGATTCACGGACCCAGTCGTGACATCATTTCGCGATTTATGGCCGGTATTGCCAGTGCATTTTTTAAATAACGTATGGCTAATCTGGATGGGTTTTGACTGAGCCGATATAGCCATTCCAGCCTTGCTTTCTGTATCCAGCCGGGAGCTCGCTTTTCCGCACCCGCAAGAAATAACATCGAGGCGCCCACGCACAATGCAATACCTTTAAATTCTGGCTGATCGCATAATTTTTTTGCGATAATTTCTTGTTGTGGAGAACCGACGGCTAAGAAAACATAGTTAGGTTTCTTAGCCACTATTAGATCGACGACTTGACCTACTTCTGCATTCTTTTTAATAAAACCCATCGTAGGATTATGGTGTTCTATTGTAATTTCAGGGAAACGCTGTCGGATTTCCACTATAAGGCTGTCCTCGCCACCAAGTATGTATACGTAATCATCAGCACCCAGATCTCGCTCAAAAAGTTTCGCCGTTAGGTCGCTCCCGGTAACAACCTCCGGTATATTGAAGCCATGTCGTTTCAACATTAATTCAAGGATACGACTGTCACATAAAGATAGCGTTGCACTGTAATACAGCGATTTGAGGTCTTCTTCCTCTTTGCTCCCGGAAAGACGCACTAGATGATCTATGTTCGGTGTTACTACGTATCCTGGAGAGTTGGTTTTTCGCATAGCGCGTATGGTAGATCTCACTTCATCCATACTCGCAAGATCAATTCGGCAAAGGCCGATATCCAGAGAAGAGTGATCGTGGCCCATAACGTTTCCTTTATTTATACTCGATAATCGGCTGTTTTTTTCCATTTAATCGTGCGAAAACGTAGTTTGCGGCACCAATAAATTGTGGAAACTTACCGACTGGTATGAGTACGGCATAAATTAGCGAACGACGTATCGAATTCCGCAATTTTAATCGGCGGAAAAAAAGTCGTAACATAAGTGCGGGATAAAAAAATATCAGCAATACTGAAATCAGTGGTATAACTGCAGTGAATAAGAGCGCAACGGTAGGGATTACCAATGCCCAGAATAGGATGCTAATCAATTCTCTAACACAATATGGTTGCTTCGCGGTCGCATGTATCGAGCAACGTTCAGCATAAGCATATCCTGCACGCCGATTTCTCAACCAGAACTGGATGAAACTTGTAATGGCCGCATCATGAGAAGTCATCTCTTCATCAATTCGCCATATACTCCAATTTTCTTTGCGTAGCCGGAAACACATTTCAGGCTCCTCGCCGGCAATCATTGTTGGATTAAATGCATTTACGGATTCCAACGCTGTGCGTCTTGCAAGAAAATCACCACCGCAGGCATTACTTTCTCCTATCGGGGTATCCCATTCCATGTCACAGAGGGCGTTATAGATTGTTTTTTGAGGATATACTTCTCTTCGCCTGCCACAAACAATGGCAGCGCGTGGGTTAATCGATAAAAACGCAGCCGCCTTTGACAACCATGCCGGCTGTAACGCACAGTCCCCATCCACAAAATGTACCCATTCGACATTAGGATTTTTGAGGATTAAGCGTTTGAATCCAGTATTTCTCGCCCTGGCGGCAGTAAATGGAACAGTGCTGTCTAGTTGCACTGTTTCACAGCCCAATGTTAATGCATACTCTACGCTTCCATCTGTTGAACCAGAATCAACATATATGATGGGCATAGGTAATGATTTTGTTTTACGCTTTATTTCTTGATGCTCTACTATACCTCTACTTCTTTGTAGAGCAACGCACTGTTCTAATATGGAATTAAGGCAGCGATGGAGGCGCTCGCCCTCATTTCTGCCGATAACTACGAACCCTATTTCTGGTACGCTACCAAATTTTTTTTGAGCTTCATTAATACTCATATTTTCGAGCCGCCATTTTCTGTTCTTTTTTTATTTTCCACTCTAGCGATTGGGTTATAACTTGTGATTTATAGTTGTCAGAAGTTAACGTAATCCCCAACAGCGTTCCTAGCTTCGACAGATCATCATTAAAAATTATTTCTAGCTTGCTTTTAGTAGTTTTCGTTAATTCTGGGCGATTATTCATTCGCATCTTTGACTTCACCGAATCTCTAATAAAATGTGGGATTAACGAGTTTCTTATCGCTGCTAGAATTGGATTTGTAATCAAAAAATTGGTGAACTTGTTTGTTCTCAGCCGTTCCGAAGATACATTGGCGCGGGAAACAGATTCCCGCCATTGCGCGTGACCTTTATAGCCTATAAATTTGGCTATGCGGACGAGCTCATCCTCAGGAAATTTTTTTATCCTTTCGAAAAACACAGGGAGAATATTTTCGACACCGTATTGATCTATGAATGGTTTTAGCTGCTCTGCGTAACAACTGTACCTTATTAATTCTGGAAATTTATTGACAGCGCGGTTGATCTCATCGTGGATGTTGTTGCAGCTCCACTCATGTATATATTGCGATATCAACCGATCGATGGGGTCTCGCATAATGTAAATAATCTTTACACTTGGAAGAACCTCAGACATGCGCTTTAGTGTATTTGGATATATTGGTATTTTGGTGTAATGGGTGCTGGCTTCACCGATAATATCAGTGTCTTTTGCCGGCTCGAATAGCTTCAAGTACCAATTTAAGCCTTGCTGATATTGGGAGTCGTCACTAAAAAAGTTAGGCTCTTTCAATTCTGGCATATACACCCCATCCAACAAGCGTAATTGCTCATAGATAGTAGTGGTCGCAGATTTCATAGCTCCAATAATGACAAAGTGCGGTAATTTCACTCCCGCTGAACTATTCATGCTTCCTTTGCCTGGCTGCTGCCTTTAATAATCTTTGATGATTTCTGCTCTTGCCGCGCAAAGAAGCCCAACCAAAGATCCTTCCACTCAGAAGGAATTGAGCGTCCTGCTCCACGCCCTCCGATGCGCTTTACGGACCTCAAAACTCGCCCCACACACCAAGCAATATTCGCTGCCAGTAACACTGCTTTCCCACCCCTTATGGTGAAATACCGGGAACGAGAGCGATAAAAGTATGCCGGAATTCTTTTCTGGTTATTTCCGTTTTTCTTTACACTCGAAGTGCCGCCACGCAAATGTATTACACGAGCGTCAAGGTGCTGCTTCACCAGGTAGCCGGCTTCCTTTATTCGAAGGCAGTATTCAATGTCTTCAAAATACATAAAAAATGCTTCGTCCATAACACCGATTTTTCGGATCGCGTCAGATCGGAGCAGTACACAGGCAAAGCTGATCCAATCTATATCCTGATCAGGCTCGCTAAGCTCTATAGGTGTGTTTTTGGAATGGAATAGTCGAGTAATTAGATCAATTTGCGCACCACGAATCAGTTCACTGGTGATTCCCCTGCGGCGAAAGCGACTTACCTGCGCTCTTCCGTCCAGGTACTCGAGACGCGGCCCCAGAGCGCCGATATTCGGATCAGCTTCCATGGCTTCAAGCAATGAACTAATTGCACCTGGTCTAACAATGGTGTCGCTATTTAGAAGTAGATAAAAATGGGCATCCGCTTGCGCAACCCCCAGGTTATTACCTGCGGAAAACCCACCATTAATGGGAGAAGCTACTAGACGAACTTTTTCTGAATATTCTTGAGGGCAGTCCGCAAGCCAACTTCTGAGTATTTTGAGAGATTCGTCACCCGATGCGTTGTCAACAACGATCGCTTCAGCGTTCAAGGATGCCAGTTCTGGTAACAGGCTTTCCAGACAGTCCTGCACAAGAGCAGGCGTTCGGTAGTTAACGATAACTACCGCCAATTGTAGGGGGGCATGACCATCCATTGTCTGCTTCTATTTTTACCGTCATCTCATTGCGAAATGAACGGAAATCCATTGTTAAATTTTTACGGTCTCAAGTTTCTCTGCACGCAAACTATGTGCCATGTCTACCCTAAAGATACTGGCGCGTTTCAATCTTCGACCCGACACTCCCTGGTCCAAATGAATGCTGTGTATTAACTCGATGACACAAGCTCTAACGATCACACATCAGAGCCTTGAAAGACATGAAAATATTCGTTTTCCCAAAAAACGGAGACTGTAACCAGTCAGTGCCTACTCACTGTTGAATTTCGCGAACTAGGCGGGTTACCCAACGCACTTTATCAAGGATTCCTGACATTTCAAAAAATAACTGCGCCTATAAAATGAAATAGGCGCCAACTTGTGGCGCCACAACATTTAAAGACTCAAATCCCGCAGCGCAAATGCTGCTACAGACTATCGATTAACAGCCGGATTTTATAATTACTTTTCCACAAATGCTCTTTCGATAACAAACTCCCTCGGAACACCCGCGCGTGTTTCACGAAACCCCCAGTCGTCCAGTATTCTGGTGAGTTCCTTTAGCATGGCCGGGGAGCCACACAACATAAAGCGATCTTCTTCAACATTTGGTTTGGGCAGGCCGAGATCACTGAAAATTTTTCCTGACAACATCAAGTCAGTCAGACGGCCGTTATTTCGGTATGCTTCTCGCGTGACTGTGGGATAGTAGTGCAGCCCCTGCTTCACCATTTCACCAAAATACTCATGCTCAGGTAACTCATTCTCAATGTAATCCTGATAGGCCAGCTCGGACTTGAAGCGCACACCGTGAGTCAGGATCACCTGGTCGAAACGATCATATACAGCGGGATCCTTGATAATGCTCATAAACGGCGCAAGGCCTGTTCCAGTAGAAAGCAACCAGAGCCGCTTACCCGGTAGTAAGTGGTCTGCTACCAGAGTCCCGGTGGGCTTACGACTGACAAATATCTCGTCACCAGGTTTAATTTTTTGCAGCTGAGAGGTAAGGGGCCCGTCAGGAACTTTAATACTGAAAAATTCCAGTTCATCCTCATAGTTTGCGCTGGCGATGGAGTAAGCACGCAGTAGTGGGCGACCGTTCGGCTGTTCCAGGCCAATCATGGTGAAATGGCCGTTTTCAAAGCGAAATCCCGGATCACGACTGGTTTTGAAACTGAACAGTGTGTCGTTCCAATGGTGAACTTCCAGCACCGTCTCTTTATTCAAATTTGACATAACAATATATTCGCTTATTCCTAAATACCTTGCTGAATGAATTTTAGCCCTAGCTAACCTATAGAAAAAGTGGGATATTTGGATATCACTTATCTATTTAGTCAATATTAAAGAAGTAACTCATGCGCTATTCACTGCGCCAGCTGGAAGTATTTCTAGCTTGTGCTCATTTCCAAAATGTAAGCCGTGCGGCGGAAAGTCTGAGCATGTCGCAGTCAGCCGCGTCTACCGCCCTAAAGGAATTCGAGCAGCAATTTGATGTACGCCTGTTCGAGCGAACAGGCAAACGTCTGCGACTGAATGAGTTGGGGCGGCAGCTGTGGCCACGGGCAGAAGAGTTACTGGAACGCGCCCGTGAACTAGAGGCTACCCTACAGGCCCATGGCGACCTGGGACGTCTCAAGGTCGGAGCAACGCTGACTATCGGCAACTACCTCGCAGCTGGCATCATGGCCCGTTACATGGCGGAACAACCCGGGGCACGTGTTGAGTTGGAAGTAGCCAACACCGCGGCCATCGCGCAAGGAGTGCTGAATTTTGAACTCGACTTGGGATTGATTGAAGGAGAACTAAACCACCCAGACCTGGAAATGATCCCGTGGAGGAGTGATGAACTAGTAGTATTCGCCGCTCCAGATCATCCGCTGACGAAAGCCTCAGGGTTGAGTGACGACGAACTTCGCTCGGCCACCTGGATACTACGGGAGACGGGATCAGGTACACGCCAGACCTTCGAGCGCGCGCTGTCCGGGCTAGTGCCCGAATTGAATATATTGCTTGAACTGCAACATACGGAGGCTATCAAGCGTGCAGTAGAGGCCGGACTGGGAATCAGCTGCCTGTCCCGGGTGTCCCTATCCGACGCATTCGCCAGAGGAGCACTGGTTGAGCTGCCAGTTCCCCACCGGAGTTTCGATAGAGAATTTTACTTTGTCCTGCATCGACAGAAATACTTGAGTACCAGTGTGAAGCGCTGGCTTGAACTGTGCAATTCACTACCAGAACGGTCAACCTAACGACTTTGGCACCAAGCGTGGCAACGCTTGCCTTGCCAACCTCCTCTGCATATCATCGACCTCTAATCAGTGCTTAGGGAGTGGCAGAAGTCGTGTGCCTCCACCCATTCATGTTATCGCGAATGAATTAACCCAATTTTTCGCGCGTTACCACCCTGTATTCAGGCTACGTCAATTGACACGGAAGTTAGCTATGAAAAAGTTGTTAGTTATTTCATCCGCGCCCGCAGGTTTTATCGAAGGGACACCTTACCTGGACGTAAAGTTTGTCGAAGGTATGCGGTTTTATTGCGACGCCTGGGATGGTGAAGTGAGCTGTATTCTCCGCAAGCGAGATGCATCGTTTCCTTTCGGCAAGATTTTTCGCGAACCTGAGTTACCGTTTCACCCCATTTTCAAAGAAAAAGGTGCGCAGATTCGAAAACAGGATATAGAGGGATACGATCTTGTTCTCTGCAGTGGCGATAATCAGGACTACCTCCACGTTTCGGAACTTTGCAGAAAAAATTCTGTAAAAATTGTTTACATCATTGAGTATATTTTCGAAACGAGAATACAGGCCATACTTTTGCAGCGGGGCCGAAGTCTGGTAAAGAAACTCTATGCCATGGGAAGCGCGCTACTTACAGAAATACGTCGGCGCCGCGCTTTTCGGCTTTCTGATGGATTGCAGGCTAATGGATTTCCCGCAAGGAATGCTTACCTTTCGCTAAATCAAAATACATTACTTTACCTGGATAATCGTATTCGTGATTGCATGCAGGCATCCAACGATGAGGTGACTAAAAAATTTGAAAATTTGAAGGCTGGCGCACCCCTCAAATTGATACATTCGGGGCGACTGGAACCGATGAAAGGATCACAGGATATTGTTCCTATATTGAGATCCCTGAATGAAAAATCAGTGAATTTCGAACTGCATATATTCGGTGCAGGCAGTCTCGAAAAAGAAATTCAGCAAGGGATTCGGGCTCTTGAACTCACTAACAATGTATATCTGCACGGCGCGGTAGATTTTGAAAATGAACTGGTCCCATTCGCACGCGAGAATGCGCACATTTTTCTTTGTTGCCACCGCCAATCTGACCCCTCATGCTCCTATCTGGAAAATATGGGATGTGGTGTGGCTATCGCCGGGTATGACAATCGGATGTGGAAGGCGTTAAGCGAAGCCTCTCAAGGCGGGCATACTGCGCCTCTCGGGAACCCAGAAGCACTCGCAACGTTGATCGCAGAAATGGCATCAGATCCCGATCGTATATTCCGTACGGCCCAGAGCGCGCATAGCTATGCTCGCGCCCATAGTTTTGAGCATGAATTTCAACGCCGTATACAGCACCTGATGGACACATTGCACACAGTGAGGGCATAACGTGTCAGACGATATCCTCTTTCACGTTGGCTATATCAAAACCGCCACCACCTATCTACAAAATCAAATACAGAATGGATCACTGCCTGGACTCGCACTGGGAGCCGGCAAAGAAACCAGAGCACAGCTTGTCGCAAACTTTATTTTGGCGGACGATTTTGAGTTTGATGCGCAATTGCCGCGCGAGAGACTCGCCGCTTTCAATCATGATATTCAGCAGCGGGGATGTTTGCCGGTGTGGTCGGAGGAAACATTGCTCGGGAACCCTCCATCGAGCCGCTACGATGGATATCTGAATGCGAGGAAAATAAAGGCCTGCTATCCCAATGCCCGCATTCTGATCACTGTCCGCAAGCAGCAGGATATCGTTCTGTCAATTTATCGAGAGTACGTGCTAGGTGGCGGTAATCTTCAACTGGAGCAGTTTATTGGTACAGGTGACGAGTCACTGTCTTACTCCCCTCTTTTGCGCGCGGAATTCCTACACTTCGATAGAGCGGTTGGTCACTACATTCAGCTTTTTGGGGAAGACCGGGTTCTTGTTCTTCCCCAGGAACTACTGAACTCTGAACCCGATACCTATTACCAACTTTTCTCAAATTTTACTGGCAAGAGCTTTTCCGCACCAAAATATGCAAACCGCGACCATGCGGCAGAAAACTATTTCACTTTCCAGCTACGACGAAAACTCAATCCTTTATTCCCTAAAGATCCGTGTAAACCGGTTAATTCAGGATACAGAAAAACATTCAACCGAGTACTTTTTCATCTGAACCGGTTGCCCGGAATGCAGCAGAGCAACCGAAAATTTGAAAAATTTAGGCAAACTATCAGCAACCGATATAAACATTCCTTCGTCAACAGCAACCGGAATCTTATGGCGATTACTGGACTACCCCTGGATCAGCTTGGCTATGACACCTAGTCAAGACTCTACTTTTCCCTGACGTTTTGCATCCAGTCTGCGTACGAATTCCTGCAGGATCAGCCGGTAGAGTTCTT
This is a stretch of genomic DNA from Microbulbifer bruguierae. It encodes these proteins:
- a CDS encoding WecB/TagA/CpsF family glycosyltransferase; this encodes MGHDHSSLDIGLCRIDLASMDEVRSTIRAMRKTNSPGYVVTPNIDHLVRLSGSKEEEDLKSLYYSATLSLCDSRILELMLKRHGFNIPEVVTGSDLTAKLFERDLGADDYVYILGGEDSLIVEIRQRFPEITIEHHNPTMGFIKKNAEVGQVVDLIVAKKPNYVFLAVGSPQQEIIAKKLCDQPEFKGIALCVGASMLFLAGAEKRAPGWIQKARLEWLYRLSQNPSRLAIRYLKNALAIPAINREMMSRLGP
- a CDS encoding glycosyltransferase, whose product is MKASNLEIVIAYLAPEIPGASSTFVYNEILELEKLGIEIHPYSLHTVAKNSENKNIQKIANSCEYLYEKSLIAIAFGNIISIFQSPLRYFDAFGTCLLDTFRCFKQPRVAAGLLYRFFVGGSMAVSLRENGINHLHCHFSHIATDVGMYAALQTGIPFSFTAHANDIFERGYLLKEKGRRAKFIATISNYNISILSNVGIKREKLKLVRCGVDTEKFIPRKKTEPTAYMQTIGFLGRLVEKKGVDLLIFAMRKLINEGLKVRLEIMGSGPLENDLHALVVELELEEHVIFGGGLHHDQVAEWFETIDYFAFAGKKDKNGDMDGIPVVIMEAMMRGVPVIATSISGIPELVRKNETGRLAKPTSESLADEMMTLLTEPESERNRRVRRAIIVVSEEFNLAKNTKQLLTHMSVNGTDYPCPIYSHN
- a CDS encoding ferredoxin--NADP reductase, with protein sequence MSNLNKETVLEVHHWNDTLFSFKTSRDPGFRFENGHFTMIGLEQPNGRPLLRAYSIASANYEDELEFFSIKVPDGPLTSQLQKIKPGDEIFVSRKPTGTLVADHLLPGKRLWLLSTGTGLAPFMSIIKDPAVYDRFDQVILTHGVRFKSELAYQDYIENELPEHEYFGEMVKQGLHYYPTVTREAYRNNGRLTDLMLSGKIFSDLGLPKPNVEEDRFMLCGSPAMLKELTRILDDWGFRETRAGVPREFVIERAFVEK
- a CDS encoding glycosyltransferase, giving the protein MKKLLVISSAPAGFIEGTPYLDVKFVEGMRFYCDAWDGEVSCILRKRDASFPFGKIFREPELPFHPIFKEKGAQIRKQDIEGYDLVLCSGDNQDYLHVSELCRKNSVKIVYIIEYIFETRIQAILLQRGRSLVKKLYAMGSALLTEIRRRRAFRLSDGLQANGFPARNAYLSLNQNTLLYLDNRIRDCMQASNDEVTKKFENLKAGAPLKLIHSGRLEPMKGSQDIVPILRSLNEKSVNFELHIFGAGSLEKEIQQGIRALELTNNVYLHGAVDFENELVPFARENAHIFLCCHRQSDPSCSYLENMGCGVAIAGYDNRMWKALSEASQGGHTAPLGNPEALATLIAEMASDPDRIFRTAQSAHSYARAHSFEHEFQRRIQHLMDTLHTVRA
- a CDS encoding glycosyltransferase family 2 protein; this encodes MDNRDYLIISPCRDEAEYMERTLNSVVSQSVLPKLWLIVDDGSTDDSPEILKRYSSRYPFIKILTRKNRGFRSVGPGVVDTFYAGYRTINLKDYSYICKLDLDLELPHRYFEILIKKMEDDARIGTCSGKPYNLRKGRLISERRGDEMSVGMTKFYRTSCFEQIGGFVREVMWDAIDCHKCRQLGWRAISWDEPELKFIHLRVMGSSHQGVLTGRARHGFGQYFMGTGWLYMLTTCAFRAVEYPIIVGGFAMFFGYLRAAFQSSPTLDDEHLVREIKQFQWKSLFAGKKAATKYIEKKNSSKWFPKNLEAGRKLLKLRAEPEVEINEFSVSKSEALDANVNQK
- a CDS encoding sulfotransferase domain-containing protein, which gives rise to MNSSAGVKLPHFVIIGAMKSATTTIYEQLRLLDGVYMPELKEPNFFSDDSQYQQGLNWYLKLFEPAKDTDIIGEASTHYTKIPIYPNTLKRMSEVLPSVKIIYIMRDPIDRLISQYIHEWSCNNIHDEINRAVNKFPELIRYSCYAEQLKPFIDQYGVENILPVFFERIKKFPEDELVRIAKFIGYKGHAQWRESVSRANVSSERLRTNKFTNFLITNPILAAIRNSLIPHFIRDSVKSKMRMNNRPELTKTTKSKLEIIFNDDLSKLGTLLGITLTSDNYKSQVITQSLEWKIKKEQKMAARKYEY
- a CDS encoding LysR family transcriptional regulator, which encodes MRYSLRQLEVFLACAHFQNVSRAAESLSMSQSAASTALKEFEQQFDVRLFERTGKRLRLNELGRQLWPRAEELLERARELEATLQAHGDLGRLKVGATLTIGNYLAAGIMARYMAEQPGARVELEVANTAAIAQGVLNFELDLGLIEGELNHPDLEMIPWRSDELVVFAAPDHPLTKASGLSDDELRSATWILRETGSGTRQTFERALSGLVPELNILLELQHTEAIKRAVEAGLGISCLSRVSLSDAFARGALVELPVPHRSFDREFYFVLHRQKYLSTSVKRWLELCNSLPERST
- a CDS encoding glycosyltransferase family 2 protein, producing MDGHAPLQLAVVIVNYRTPALVQDCLESLLPELASLNAEAIVVDNASGDESLKILRSWLADCPQEYSEKVRLVASPINGGFSAGNNLGVAQADAHFYLLLNSDTIVRPGAISSLLEAMEADPNIGALGPRLEYLDGRAQVSRFRRRGITSELIRGAQIDLITRLFHSKNTPIELSEPDQDIDWISFACVLLRSDAIRKIGVMDEAFFMYFEDIEYCLRIKEAGYLVKQHLDARVIHLRGGTSSVKKNGNNQKRIPAYFYRSRSRYFTIRGGKAVLLAANIAWCVGRVLRSVKRIGGRGAGRSIPSEWKDLWLGFFARQEQKSSKIIKGSSQAKEA
- a CDS encoding glycosyltransferase; its protein translation is MSINEAQKKFGSVPEIGFVVIGRNEGERLHRCLNSILEQCVALQRSRGIVEHQEIKRKTKSLPMPIIYVDSGSTDGSVEYALTLGCETVQLDSTVPFTAARARNTGFKRLILKNPNVEWVHFVDGDCALQPAWLSKAAAFLSINPRAAIVCGRRREVYPQKTIYNALCDMEWDTPIGESNACGGDFLARRTALESVNAFNPTMIAGEEPEMCFRLRKENWSIWRIDEEMTSHDAAITSFIQFWLRNRRAGYAYAERCSIHATAKQPYCVRELISILFWALVIPTVALLFTAVIPLISVLLIFFYPALMLRLFFRRLKLRNSIRRSLIYAVLIPVGKFPQFIGAANYVFARLNGKKQPIIEYK